CCAGGATGACGGAGGTATCCGCCTCGGAAAGGTCCTCGAAATAACGAAGCACGAGCACCGCGCGCTGCCGTGGAGTGAGCTTCGCCAACGCCGCTTCGAGCATCAGCCGCCGTACGGCGTGATTGGTCTCGTCCCGTTCCCCGGGCTTGTCCGGTAGATCGGCTGTCGGTTCTTCGCGGACGCGGCGCCAGCGCCGCCATGCCGAGATGTTGGCGTGATAGAGAATTTTCCGGACGTAGGCATCCGGGTCGCGGGCGGCAGATACCCGCGGCCACTTGGCCGCAACCTTGATCAACGTGACCTGCACCAGGTCCTCCGCCGCGTGATGATCGCCGGTCAGGAGGTAGGCCACATGGGACAGCCGGCGGAGCCGCGTGTGGACGAACTCACGGAAGCCCTCAACGTCGTCCACACTGACTCCCCGCTCCCGGAAACGTCCTCATCTCGACAGACGACCGCCAATCCCGGACAGGTTGGAACCTGGCCGAAACTTGACCCGGACAGCTCCGGTATGTGCGGGTCAGCCGCCTGTGGTGATGGCGTCGCCGTTGGGGTTGACCAGCCACCAGCGCGCCCCGAAGGCGTTGACGCCCTGGCCGTTGGTCTGGATCGGGCCCGTGTCGCCGCTGAAGAAATACAACGGATGATTGTTGTACGTCGCCTGCTTGGTGCCGTCCTGCCGATCCGACGTCTTGAGCTTGGCCGCGTCGAGACCGCTGCCGGCCGTCACCGCGCCCTGGGTGGTCAGGGGCGGCCATTGCGCGGCGCAGACGTCGTTGCACGTCGAGGTGCCGGACGTGTCGGCCAGGAACAGATAGAGCGAACGGCCCGTCTGGTCGGCCAGATGGCCGTCGGTGACCTGCACTACGACGGTCGCCGGCGGTGCGGCCCGCGGCTCGCTTCGGGTAGCGGTGGTCGCCGCCGTCAGGCCGGTGACCACAAGCGCACCACCCGCCACGGCGACTCCGACTTTGGCCAAGAGGCCGGACATCTTCGACACAGCGCTGTCCCTCCCCCTGAGAACAGTTCCATGACCGACGCTACGCCCGCCGGGTTGCCACGGCATGATGTCAGCCGTG
This genomic interval from Asanoa ferruginea contains the following:
- a CDS encoding COG4315 family predicted lipoprotein, which produces MAKVGVAVAGGALVVTGLTAATTATRSEPRAAPPATVVVQVTDGHLADQTGRSLYLFLADTSGTSTCNDVCAAQWPPLTTQGAVTAGSGLDAAKLKTSDRQDGTKQATYNNHPLYFFSGDTGPIQTNGQGVNAFGARWWLVNPNGDAITTGG
- a CDS encoding SigE family RNA polymerase sigma factor codes for the protein MDDVEGFREFVHTRLRRLSHVAYLLTGDHHAAEDLVQVTLIKVAAKWPRVSAARDPDAYVRKILYHANISAWRRWRRVREEPTADLPDKPGERDETNHAVRRLMLEAALAKLTPRQRAVLVLRYFEDLSEADTSVILGCSVGTVKSQTHHALSRLRILAPDLADLVDGSEVLV